A stretch of Vigna radiata var. radiata cultivar VC1973A unplaced genomic scaffold, Vradiata_ver6 scaffold_354, whole genome shotgun sequence DNA encodes these proteins:
- the LOC106779229 gene encoding uncharacterized protein LOC106779229 has translation MKTPVGLSPFQLIYGKACPLPVEIEHHAYSALKLLNFDPSMSIEKRKRKLLELEEMRLRAYDSSKSYKEKVKFYHDRKLVKKGFHPGRQMLLFSSRFKLFIGKLKSKWSGPFTIKDVKPHRAIELTDPSFGDPRRSWVVNGQRLKHYLGGEVERLITNVELVDP, from the coding sequence ATGAAGACTCCAGTGGGGCTATCTCCTTTCCAGCTAATCTATGGGAAAGCTTGTCCTTTGCCAGTGGAAATAGAGCATCATGCTTATTCGGCTCTAAAGTTGTTGAATTTTGACCCTTCCATGTctattgaaaagagaaaaaggaaactgCTTGAACTTGAAGAGATGCGCCTTCGTGCCTATGATTCTTCCAAGAGTTACAAGGAGAAGGTCAAGTTCTATCATGACAGGAAGTTGGTGAAGAAGGGTTTTCATCCGGGCCGACAGATGTTGCTATTTAGCTCTCGATTCAAACTCTTTATTGGCAAATTGAAGTCAAAATGGTCTGGTCCGTTCACTATTAAGGATGTCAAGCCACATAGAGCAATTGAGTTGACAGATCCATCCTTTGGTGACCCACGGAGAAGCTGGGTAGTTAATGGGCAACGACTTAAACATTACTTGGGTGGTGAGGTTGAACGCCTCATCACAAATGTTGAATTGGTTGACCCTTGA